The Centroberyx gerrardi isolate f3 chromosome 8, fCenGer3.hap1.cur.20231027, whole genome shotgun sequence genomic sequence GTTATCCTTTTACTTTGTTATTGTCATCTATAGTGGTTAtttgcataaaaacacacaattcaaATGATTAGGAAATAAatgattgtatttttatttaaatatttgctttgattaaaaaaaattcttggCATTAGTAGTTTTGATTTTGTATTATAAGCTGCTTAGAACTAGTGTAAGGAAGTTAAACAGGTCATAATGCCCTCTCTAATATCTATTATTTTATATTGCTGGGAAAACATCAACAAATTTCTCCTTCAAACAACTGTATTTATTCAAGTTTCTCGCCAAAACCTAAATTTTACAAGATTACATTTGAACACATCATGATAACGTTATAATTTACCTTCGCCCAATACTCATTTTTACTGAATAGAGCTTGAACACATCATAATGTAACTCAATGCAACCTAACGATAACGAGGAGCCGACAGCAGCTCAGTGAGGGTCAGCGACTAACGTTACGGTAACCCGACATACAACGTTAATGGTAGCAAGCATTTCCTTATAGCTGATGACAGGCACTCCgttagctagcaacagcacacgCTTTAAGaagtttattcattcatttttaatggcaAGAAAACTGCTAGCTAACCTCATTAGCTCTTTGCAATTCCAGTGCAAGGTCTGGGTGACGACATTGGAGAGGCTTCAGTAGATTAGATGTGTTGCCTCCTTTTGCTTGTATGAGATTATTGCAACGCCTGCACATCGGCTGCCCATCATCTACAGCTTTGCCTTCCTCATTCGGTAAAAATGAGTAGTTCCAGATAGACTTTTAGCATTAGGCTTCTTAAGTAATATTAGAGTTGATGGTGCGAAGCTAAGGCTAGGGAACGCTTCTGCCATGATGACGATGCTGATGAGAACAGGAATGgctcgcgcgcacacacacacacacacacacacacacgccacagcGCTACTAGTTGCTTCCACAAGAGGGTGCGCTAACGTCAATATAATATTGTGACTGCAGAAACCAGTGAATTTGGGAACAGAGGCAAAACATTGTCCCGCTGGTAACGTATTCCGCGGTAGTAACGTATTCCGCGGTAGTAGCGTTGTATAAAGCATAGTATAGTAGGCATCGTGACGTTTTGGCACCGCGGTACACCGTTGGTACCGGTATAGCGTGCAACCCTACTTCTAAGGCCAAAggagatttaaaatgtagtctctcctgcctctcctccatcatGCTATTAGTCGGCTGTTACATTTATCCACGGAGACAGTGAGCACCATCAAAACCCTATCGAAACTAAGTTCACACATATGATTACTCGCATGCCTGCAGCTCAATagagtgatgatgatggagaaagagaagatgtAAGCATGAGGGGGGAAACGCGGTTAGATGGGAAACAGCACAGGAAAGCCCGAGTTGGACTGAATTTATAGGCGATGTGCGACCCAGAAGACTACGTTCCCATAAGCTTCTCATGAAGGCTGCAGGCCAGACAAAAATAGCCGGAGCGCTCACTGGTAGACGGTTTTCTTTGTCTACGTGACTTGGACATGTTGACGCGCATTGACTCATCACTCCAGAACAGAAGAAAACATCAAGCATCGTCAGGCCAGATGTAAGAGGGATAAGGCAATGGACAGCTTCTTGAAATTAAACTCGTGACATTTGCACATGATTTGCTCTGAAGTTGTGTCAAGTGTGGGTTGGAGGAATGAGACGAGACGGGAGTGTGTGCATGGAAGCGCATACCATGAATGAAGTAGAAGACTGAGTACATTATGATTGTTTTCATTAACATTTAATAAGTCTTAATCATTCTACCATTCATTGCCTATTTGTGTGTTGCACGCTGTGTTGAGTTTGACTGTCATGAGGGAATTATTGAAACATTCATTCTTcataaaaaacagaacagacaaagaaaaagaaaaactgcatcaaatccaaggaaaaagacgtcacagtactggacacgcatttgattgacaggtgatctctgggaagtgcagtttAGAAAAACCACAGCAATCagtgcttagcaacaaagatgaaCACAAAATAATTGGACAAGAATcttgcggattaccactttaacctGTTTGTACAAGATTGGTGCGCTTCACCACATAGAACAATAAAATGAATGCCAGAAAGTTTACGCTGATGGAAAGTCAATTCGGTATGCTTTTCTGTGATTGCCACTATCTGACCTGTTCTGTTGAGGAAGAACCCCATCCAGGTAGCTTAAAACATATGCTagaaattatttgcaaataatattTCACCCAAGTCTGCGTCTATGCAGGAcgtgtatatgcatgtatggATTATTTTACAAGGACAAATAAAACTCACACTTAACACACGGCAAACAATTGTCTTTTGTTCCAATATTTAACCAATTTCAGCTCATTTTCTGTACCTGAGACAAGTTGGaacaaaacatactgtataaggGTTAGCTGCCCTTGACTGGCAGCAGTGGGCACTGTTGGTACCTGGGATCCAACTAGCAAATCTTTGGTTGGCCACTAAGCAGCCACTGTAAACAACTGGCCAACCCACCACATTCTTGAGCTGAATAGCAGCTGAATAAGTGAACAGCTGACTACATTTTTAGTTTGGTAACGACCAGTCGATTCAAATCGCATGACTTTATGAGCGCTCATAAAACCCAAACCAAGCCAAATGTTTTTCATCCCGGATCACTCCTGTCCACTAAAAGACAAATCCGTTGGACAGGGAAAGTCGCTGACATGCTGATTCATTTACATTTCTCAATCATGTCCAACGTAAAGTATAGACTACTTCATTGATAGATCTATGTGCATCAGTCAAGATACCTCTTCACTTTCTGGCTCTAAATCCAAATCTGTATCTGAAGTGGGTGTTCATTATTCACGTATGCATGTATGCAACGTCTCCCACCTTCTCGTAGTGAGTCTCCATACAGAGGAAGATGGTGTACGCAGTGAGGCAGGCCAGACAGCCCTCCAAGTAGGACTGGCCGCCCAGCTTCTCGGCCTCGGCGTACAGGTTGTTCAACGTCCGCACCGTCTCCTCGAACTGCTGCTTGTCAATCTGAAACGCAGATCAGAAAGGAAGGTCGAAAAGGTCAAGATGAAGAGCGGTCTATATTGGACAAGGCACAGAGCCAGGTCTATGTTTGGAGCAATGAGGACAGTAACTTGTAAGTACGTGCTTTCTGCCTCTATTGGGAAACTCAAATGGAAACGCTCAATACTTAGCACCGGATCGCATTCCTCcattctctccattctctccatctctagaTAAATGAGCGGGTGAATTTTCTTGGACTTGTAATTCATCAAGGGAATGCTGGGCTTGTTTCCCGCATTGGAAACACCTCCTGAAATTATTAGGATGCCTTGGCCGTATGCTCAGCGAATGTTTTCACTTAATACCCAGCAGGACATGCACAACAAAGATCCAAGAGGGGATCTTGACGGTTTCGCCTTGTCTAATGTCTTGGACTCACCTTGTATAAAACAAAACCCTATCTCAGCAGTTCCCATCAATACTGCAGACAGTTTTAGGAATATATGAATCCTTCATGGCACTGACATCCAATGCAATCCCACCCCCCCCCATCTGCAATTATAACCAAGGCTGGCTAACAATCAGACCTGCCTCTCTCAAGAATTCCTCAAATCAAGACTAGCTCCACGGAAGGTAGGCTGAGGGTGGGAGACTGCTGGACTCGGAGGCTGTTTTGACTGGGGTGTCAGCACTAGTCTCCACGCTAGTCTCCAGAACGGACCTGGTGATCTCCCCGCGATACTGAGGGGCCGGGGGAAAAGAAGGAGCCTGCAGACCAGACGAGGAGCCAGGCAGGGGCCTCCTGGGCCTCTGAAAACCCTCCAATGTTCTGCTCCCATGTGCCCGAGGAATGCAACAACAAGCTCCAACAGATCAGTGGTCTTAGGCGTGTTTGGTGCCCGCCGTCAAGAGCCTTTGTTCTCCTTCTAATTTTCCAATTCAGAGGCAGCGATTCAAACCACATTTCTCTGCCTGAGCATCTTTCCATTACGTCTGACACAGCCGTTTTAGCATTCCAAAAATGTTGCTGCTAGCTAGATGAGAGTGCAAACTCCCAAGACTGAACTGGGCTTACAGATGGAGTGTAGAAGAGAATATTCTCTTGACTGTAACAGCCGCTAAACATAGTATGACCTTAGGATATAGCCATGGGCCCAAGACATGTCTGTAAATTTGAATAAGGAAAATAGTAGAAACAGGTCAAGAAAACTTGACAGTTACCAATTAATTCAACAGTCTTGGCTGGTTTGGCAAACTAGCTGCCAAGTACATTTAAAACTTTGAGTACTTTCCCAGTTCTTTGGCCCGACCCTCCAAAAGCATTAAATCAGAAAAGAGCTACCAACAATAATAAATCCACAGCCTCAGATAATCATCTGCAAGAATGTGCTGCTTCAACATGCAGACCCCTGCAGAGGAAGATAAGCTACATGGCAAAATCAGATGTTGAAGCAGAGAAATGTTGGTTGGAGAACATGAGGCATTTGTCAGCGTTATGTTTTGCAAGCATCCTCACAAAGTGACACGAATGACTGTCCATAAAAAGAAGCCCACTTAACAGCTTGGCAGCACACTGCATATTTGATAGACTGGGTTTACAGCAAATAATAAAAAGATATGTGGGAAGCACTTTTTTATGATAGGGGACTATAGCTGCTACCTCCCACTGCAAAAGTATTCTTTATTTGTCCAGCCattcggggtgtgtgtgtgtgtgtgtgtgtgtgtgtgtgtgtgtgtgtgcaggaaaaCAAGGGAGTCAGACAGAGACCACCCAATCAAGAGGGAAGTGCCATTAAACCACCAGTAAGTGGTTAAGTGCTGTGAAGCTGCTCTTTTCATGTGGTGCACGCGTTGCAAAACTGCTGCTTTTTGTCCTGCGAACTCTGAACCGTTCAGCTGGCACTGTCTTTAATGTGGCGTGGAGCCTGTTCAGTCTCAGCGACCTGCTCTTCCTTCTTCACATCATTACCGATGCCTGCTCTAAAACCAACTTCCATGGAAGTTCAAATGAGGACAGAGTCCAGCAGGGTTCCTCTGAAACTGTTTTGGAGCAGCAAATAACTGGCAGTACTGTTTAGTTATGGTTCCATATCCACAGCGATTTCAGTTCCAGTTTTGGTTCTAGAACCACAACCATTCTGATATGGATAGTTTCAGCAGTAGGGCTAAAATTTGTTGGAGCTTTAAAGTCAAATTACACTTCGTTAATTTCCCATTTTGTCTAGCAGTCATGGTAGTGTTCTTGCTGCTAAATGATTAAAGAGGAAACAATGATCCAGAATCTGCAGAATATGTACTGAAGTAATGCAGAGGTCATTTTGATCTTGTGCGGAAATCAAAATTTGCTGGAAGAAGCTTTCAAGCTTTGGATGCACAGAATAATGATGAGCAATGATATGAGCAAACCATGAAAATAACTTGTACACCGCTATGCTCTACTACTAAGATTGGTCCTGGAAAACCCAATATCAAATCATCCAcaagataaagagaaaaattctgcacACACAAAGTCACCCGTGTACCAATTTAATGTGTAAAAGTGATGCTCAACCTCTCTCAAGTTATAGTATATACCTATAACTTCTGAACAACACAACCATGTGGTGTATCTTACCCTGGTCTCTAGCTCTGAGGGGAACTTGGTTTGGAACTGGCAGACAGTGCCGTTGGTGTAATCCCTCTGGATGAAGACTTTGGCAGCAATGGCCGCCTGCTGCCTCATGTCCTGCAAGCTGTGAGTCTGTGAAAACAGGGGATAACAGTTTAAATAATCTCTGGAATTTAACCTAATGAAAAATAGGCTACAGCAAGGTGCAAAAAGCTAAGGACTATATATCTGTGTGCAAGTCTGGATACTCTTGTTGGTCTCTTGCAGTGAGAGCTGAGAGGGGTGAAATGAGGCAGACGGTGATTCAAACACTGTGCATAAATCAACTTAATATAAATCAATTGGCTTTTAGTTTATGAGTTTTTATTTTGGCATGTTTTCATTGCTTGAATTCTGCTGCGTTTTTATCTTTCACCATGCAAGGGTTGTTgagcatttttgcattttcattcaaGTTAACACTGGTCTAGTGTCTACATATTAGCAATGGCTGTTATTTTTAAAGCTTACATAAGGGACACTTTTTATGTTGAAGAAATTCTACAAACCTGGTTGTTtggtgtaaaagaaaaaaaaaacagctaatgTAGCAAAGAGGACACATGATCATTCCTCTACAGCAGCCTGTAGGCTACATCTACCAGCCAAGAGAAGCTGGCAGAGCTCAAGATGTGGTTTCTCCTCACTGCAACTCAACATTAGAGCAGTTAAACCCTATTTTATTATTCACTGGTCACAAATTTGATACCGGCTAAAACACATTTACAGGAAGTCATCAGCAAGCAACAGGTTTTTTATCTTTACCTTTTAGTTTATCACAATGAAtaacctctccctctcatgGAATGTTCATCTAAGACAACTGTAACAGACTGTTGGATCACCATCTGAACTAGTCGTATAACTTGCTAATTTCTTTTCTTCGTTGGGAGTTGCATCTAAAGCCAACAAtatctgttttcctctgtgtcttGTTCTGACTGAGCTGATGTGTATCTTATCTCATCATAGTAACACACAAGTACTGTGGTCAGGGTTACAACCATCATTGTATCATTACATGAGTAAAATGTTTTATAATTATCTATCCACAATTTTTATAACTTCTTGTTCACACTGTATGTCCATAGAGTGAATGTGTTGAGCTAGTGGTTATGTTTTGTTTCCTGATCAGATACTATAAGCAGGCTAGTTAATTAGCGAACCACTAAATACTTATCACAGCTAGTATGTGCAGTTTGGCTCCACGTTGAAATAATAACCAGTGAGCTAACATTATCGCATGTCTTAGTCGATTTATAGAAATACTAATGTTAGCAAAGGTGTAACGTTAGTTAACATTACCTGTCAAGTTACCGAGCTAGCTAACAGGCTAATGCTGGCCAACTTTCGTTCTATTTTCAATAAGACATGCCCTGAGAAAACACACTTACAAACTAGAATAttgtgaatacatttttagcTGCCCAACTACACACACCCGACGTTTGAACAGCAAAGTTCTAAATGATTTAGCTATCGTTAGCTTACCTCTGCCATGTTGAAGATTTCTGTTTATCTTCCGCTAGTAGCTTCTAGCATGTACTGCAAAGTAATATTTCCGGAGGggaacaaagtttttttttgtaaaggtTCCGAGGTGGGAAcgattatacttttttttttaaaattagaagTCTCATAGAGTAAGAAAAGAGCTACATAAAAACCCCCACAATCAACTGGTGATCAACAGGGAccaaaaaagaacaaataaataacaaaataacaaaagacAAAGAGGGAACACAGATTCATTGTTACATTGGTTTATAAGATTTTGAAAAGCTTTAGAGCATCAATTAGTTTGAGTTTCTTGTTCTTACAAATTATATTGTTCAAGGCTGTGCTGTTATCTGTCCACATTTAAAAACTTTATGTATGATGGCTTTATGCTTAGAAATGGTTTCATTTTAGGTGTATAATATGACTATATTTTAACTAAATTCAACACAGACTTTTCATCTGGAGTTCAAAATGGGTAGTCAccataaaaaaaagacaccGTAGAAATGTACATATAGCCTATTGGTTTACCAGTCAATTTCCCCAAAGTCTGACTTCAAATCTGCCCAGAATAcattaacacatacacataatgaAAGATAATCCAGGGTATGAAAGCTGGTTACAGAAAGTGAGAACAGTGAGAATAAACacactgtcaacactgtcaaaaCAAAAGGCACTTGAGCAGCCtaatgtcctgccataatcaccatgatacaTTAAACATAGTTATGTTAATTAGGTCATTAATTAACTTAATCAATTCAGTAATTActaaatatttctatgtcaacatacttgtcttcagaTAACATGGGTTGTATTAATTTGAACTCTgcatcttaaagcattaaggagttaaaGCAGTTTCAAAAAGATCAGTTCttcattaaaattaaaatgtatgcagcaaggtgctccaaaatcagatcatctactctacaGGGGAGCCTGTGGGGTAAGTATGAactttctatcatgtattgttcttgagttatgtgttcacaagaatgtgcctacacacacacacacacacacacacacacacacacacacagacaccagacATAATGACATAATGAGACATAATGTCCCGCATACCATGCAATAtcggtgatgtaccttgcattcctgggtccatttttctgtctgatggtgtatttttcttattcccacgcataactggccaaatgtagatgataTGATGTcaagttgagatatttccagcagctacaatagagtttggcaggagaaaaacaagaaacaagagcttctttctataCTCACTAGCACTATCTCTATTGCTCTATCCACTTGTATGTAAAAACTGGAGTAAACCTAGTTTAATAAATCCAATATCCACCaatattggatattggatatttggtggatatttgtttttccactaTCAATCAAAAAAGTGAAACCACATTCAagaatatatttgtgattactggaaCAGGAAGAACAATTTACACCCATTGGTTTCAATatgtgagaaaatatttttctgatTCAAATTTTAATAGCTCGTTTCCCATATGAACCAGGTAGCGAGAGAAATATTTTCTCACATATTGAAACCAGtggttgtaaattgttcttcctcttccagctCTTCCAGTAATCCCAAATATATTCATGAACGTCCTTTTACTTGTTTGCTTAACAAGTTGTTGAAGGTGGAGAAACGAATATCCAccgaatatccaatatcaaacTAACTTTACTCCAGTAACGTACAGTACAGCCTACAGCTGAATGAAGTCACACCAGCCCTCAGTGATTGTCGAAAGGCATTTTGGGTAATTTAGGAGATCACTAAGTAGAcaagacaggttgagggaaagtgggttcaatAAAAAGTTCAATTACAGCActcaaaataactcctggaatacactGAACACCACAGATTGGTGATACAGTAAGAGGAtccaagggtggaattttcctttagaGAATAATTtctgattgtttttattttttagttttttatttatgtgagGTGTGTGGTTCTTTGGCTTGAGATTTGTCTGAGAACCAGATGCAAGTTCGTTTTTCTGTTGGTTTCCACACCAACATCAGCAAAATTCATTCACCACTAATGCATGATGACAGGCATCGGTGCAACCATGACATGATTTATTCCTGGTCAAATCCCACGtaaatcaatcaaaacaattttacaattttggtttggtttggttacaACATTTTGGTTGCTCTTCTTGCTCCCATTCACACAGCATAAAGCCATTAGTATATTTTATCCATATTCTTCAGATTGTAACATCACTAGGTCTGTTATCAGACACAGTTTTGATAGCTGTGGCGAGATTTCGGGCTCTCCAATAAGCCCAGCCAGTATAGCTGCAAACACATCACTGATTAACAAAGTCAAAACAGATCTAAAACATGTAATTATTGCTTGTTCTATATAACCTATGTCTGTTTTTAGTGTTATGGATGATTACGATACTGAGTCAAACCCCTACGCCTGTTATTGGACAGTCGCAGGTAATCCTTAATGTCTGATATGTTAACCTTTACAAGATGTCTAATCTGTTTTTCAACTCTATATTTCTCTATAGTGATATGTGGAATAGAGGAAACATGTTGCATGCATATTCTTGGAAATATGTGGAATTGTTTCACATGTATTCAGATGATGGTTGGCAATAGACAAGTCGGGTGGTATTTGTTAGTGTAtaggaaaacacatttgtaatCACCCTTGTTTATTTACAAGTCATGATGTATGTCTATAAATCATGTTTCGCACATCTATTTATATATGAGACATTCCTGATTCCATACATAATACTTCCATAATGCTTGATGGGTCCTATCAAGCTCCTGTAATAGAGCCATGTCTGAACATAGTGATAAGTCTGGGCTAGTTTGTTTCTGGAGCGTAGCAAGCAGTATGATTAATTTAATCAAATCCGCAATTATGTGATTAGGGTTAGGCTGGGTGGTTTAGGCAAAGTTGTGAAAaccaaaaaactaaaaattGAATTGAGCAGATTTTCCCTCACAGACTGAGGTTTACCTCTCCCCCTACTATAATTTTCACACAGTTGAATGTGTGGTACAGAACCCAGACCAGTTGATTTTATTCCAGTACCAGAGCGTATGCTCTTTTTagtatgggtggccccagtggaaATCGAACCCCTAACCTTGGCGGTGTTAGTGTCTTGCTCTCCACTGAGCTACATCAGGCCACCGTCTCCACCATCTGGGAATACCTGTTCTTTTCCTACCTCATTAACAAATATGCTTTTCACAAAAGGCCACTGCAAGGTAAATACTCATGCGAAGAGTGACATTTACTGAGGTGAGCGGTCCAGCTGCGGCCGCTCTCTATAAATAGCAGACTGGGGGCAGAAGTGGTCATCTAGGGAGGATGTATAGTGTTTCCATTAGAGACCCACTTCAGCATGAGCGGCCTGAGCAGGCAGTAAAACCATTGTCGTGGGCTATTAACCAGCATGTGTTGTAAATGAAGGGCCCAAATGGTACTCATTAGTGGTCTCTCCCAGACCGGCCATCACGGAGCAGAGGGGCTTTAAAGGCCTCTCCCCTTGCCAGGAGACAAACAAACCCCGTGGAGGAGCAACAGAGGgatttttacatttatacagATCCACTCTAATGACCCCCTGAAAGCCAGTACCGGCCCTCGTGATGCACGGGGATGGTTGTGAAAAACGCATTCCTCACGGGCTCAGTTCGCTCAGATCACCGAATTGAGCGCCGGCTCTCAAGAGGCTGTGAAAATCTGTCGTGACTTTGCCCGAGTTTGAGCTCTAATACCCCTAAGAGGCACGTTGCGAGGGTATTTTTTCTGCTATTAGCGGTGGGATTGAATATGTTTTCAGAGGGGGATCAGCTTTAAGGTGATTTAGCAGCTGGTGGATTCGCTCACTGTGTTCTCTATTTTGAAGAAACTGAAAAATGTCATGCTGAATTCAATAATTAACAGCTTTGTGCCTTGTGGATGATGAATGGCTCTGTGTATTGAAAGTCACTGGAACACTATAGTGTATTCGCTGTTATACCTTTTTGTATGggaatatattaaaaaaaatgtgtctctaAATTATTTGAAATTAGCTCAATTCCTATCCAGCTCCAATCCGGAGCCAAGGATGGCGGTAATTAATTGTAGGAATATGCATTCGTTTGttgaagtaataatccacattttcatataaataaatgtccattttgctgttCTCTGTATCACTCTATccctatcactgattgatataacacaatagtgattcaagtGATGCGTTTTGCGTTTCTGGTTTGCTGAACtgtgtagttagcatgagcagtgatagccaagaacagagcgccacctacagaaactcaaactgcatcaacagaaaatccaaggaaaaagacgattcctggacacactgtttgattgacaggtgatctgtgggaagagcagtgcagaaacaccaaagatggagacaaaataattcaacaagaatcttgcggattaccactttaacctGCTTGTACAAGATTGGTGCGCTTCACCACATAGAACAATAAAATGAATTCCAGAAAGTTTATACTGAtggaaagtcaatttagtatacttttctATGATTGACAACATATTTGATACTTGCTGATTGCCACTTTAAGGCACGCAGCTCCTGGTCCAGACAGTAATAAATGGAAGAGGATCTCTGGCTCAACAGACACATTGGAAGGGAATCAATGGAGATTTCACTGGTCAACTGATCCACCCAGTCTATCTATGTTACCACAATTTTTCTGTTGCCTGTACTGCATACCAGCATAATCCTACAGGAGACAAGCATGTACTGACCACTTGGTCTGACAGTGGTCATTATCATTCTGAAGCCATCCAGATCTCGGTGAGGTTTGGGGCCTTTCTTGCTTTGGCATGAGCTCCACACATCCAGGAGTCCAGATGCAAGCTGGTTCCTTTTAAACAGAGATTTACAGCCAATTGACTAACAAGTGAGGACCCACAACTGGAACACattgcctgttttgtttttttctcctccaagAGTAAATGTTAAAGCTGTTTcttgtgttgctgctgctatGTTGAAATCCATATATCCCTTAATGTCCTCTCTGCCCCCGAAGCCCCAAAGTGCTTCCCTGTGCAAGACATAGACATAGCAGCACTACAATAGGACTGGGCTGATTCTGACAGCAACCAGCATGTCTGTACTGCTTGAGGCATTGTACTGTAACACCAtattaaagggacattaagaaatctacaacttttattgacctctattgGCAGCCagcaggaattgcaacaacatcgacaggtctctggcacagtgtacggtggcctgtaagtGACACAAATGATAGGGTTGCGCTTTCACAATAGAGAAGAGTAAACTTTTAAAGAGGCAATATATCACCAAGCTAAAtgctggaataataatactgctttgtcatttgctgttttggcttgagaacaaagaTTTTTAGTCTGCGTAGCAGAAATGTCTTGCTTGCTTCTAGCACTGTCCTCCATCATTGAGCAGTTGGAAACGGCAGTAGGTGTTGGAGGGGTTGGGAGCGTCTCGAAACTCCACTGGGTGGGGAGGTTACGTTCCAAAGCAGagtacaggctggaaagtgacttttgaaagccagaaatctcagcagctggcccgagtaatcgttgagtcattggaattaatcaacaaccctatcaacccccccccccccccccccccccccccagatatTATGGTTAATTtctgctatgggacagtaaaaatcttaggGCGTTTTCAAATTATAACAGTCCATTTAAAGTACAAACCAGAACCAGAGTTCGCTAGGTTGTTACATAGTATTGGTCTGGTTCGTGTCACATTGGCTAATGTCAAGCGGACCTATTTGACAGATATTTTGGTGGGAGTACAAAAAAATCAACTAGAATGGCATTTTCACATTACAAAGCTACACCTTGCCATTGAACGACTCTGTAGTATTTGGGGGACTTTTAATTTGACAACATAATCCTCTGCAATGCATCGGATGTACTTCTGCTCTGGGGCAACCAGTAGGTTTTTCTCTAGCTAGTAACATTTCAAGGCTTATAATATATAAGGAAGGGTCAGATCACTTGGGGAAAGTGTCGACAAGACAGAAGGACTCCCCTGTCAATAAAGAGTGTATATAGGTTTGTTTCCGTAAAATATTGAACGAGGCGGAGGGTGTGCCGTTTTGCACTTAAGAAAAATAGTGCTTCCTCAC encodes the following:
- the LOC139921323 gene encoding golgin subfamily A member 7-like translates to MAETHSLQDMRQQAAIAAKVFIQRDYTNGTVCQFQTKFPSELETRIDKQQFEETVRTLNNLYAEAEKLGGQSYLEGCLACLTAYTIFLCMETHYEKVLKKIAKYIQEQNDKIYAPRGLLLTDPIERGLRVIEVTIFEDRSLGR